CTGGGGTGGTGGGCGGGGCGGCAGGCGGCGGCGGGCGCGGGCATCGACGCCGTGTGGACATCGACGGTGCCGCGCGCGATCGTCACGGCCGAGCCCGCCTGCCGGGCACTGGACCTCGTACCGACACGCGAACACGACCTGCGTGAATGCGACTTCGGGGTGGTCGAGGGCCGCACGCTCGCCGAGTTCGAGGCGGTGGACCCGACGGCGGCGGCGGCCTTCCGCGCCGACCCGGTGGTCAACCCCTTCCCGTCCGCGGAGGACCCCCGCTCGGCCGCGACCCGCGGCACGGAAGCCCTGCGCCGAATCGCCTCGGCCCACGAGGGCGGCCGCGTCCTGATCGTCGCCCACAACACCCTGCTGCGGCTGGTGCTCTGCGACCTCCTGTCGATCCCGCTGAGCGACTACCGCCGGGTGTTCCCACGCCTGAAGAACGCGGCTGTGACGGAACTCCGCCTGACCGGCAAGGACACGGCACTGCTGTCACTGAACGTGCCGTGCGAGCGGTAGCTCAGGGCCGTGCCGACGCAGGACACAAGGGACGTGGGATTGCGAAGCGAAGCGCATCGACCACTTTGTCAGCGAACATCAGCACTGAAAGGAGCGCTCCGTGTCCGACTGGAGTTTCGTTCTCCGCCTCAATCAGCCTCTCACGCCTGAGCAGGCCGATGCTTTCGACCACTGCGATGCCTTCGCCGACGGATCCGTCTCGTACACCCTCGGTCCTGAGGATCCCCACCGATACGCGCACCATCCGGACCCCGCCAAACTGAGCGAACTCTCGTGCGATATCGAGGCACCCTCGCTCTTGGACGCCATCGCCCAAGTGGCGCGGGACATTCGGCTCATCCCTGGCCTGCGCGCCACCGGCGTCCGCTACGACGACGCGGTGACCCTCGCGGAGACCGCGCAGCGCTCCGGCCGCAGCGTCCAGTCGCTGGTGGAGCTGTCCCGTGGACAGCACGGACCCATCGGATTCCCGGATCCGGAATCCGATACGGAGGGAACGGTGTTCTACTCCTGGCGCGAGATCGCGGAGTTCTTGCGAAGTATCGGCGACACCGTCCCCGAGACACCCCGCGAACTCGCCGTCGCGGACCAGGTGCTGCGCCTCGCCCACGAACTCGAAAGCCTTGAGGTGACGCCCGGCACCCTGCGCGCTTTGGGCCTGCCGACCGCCTGAGAGGTGTTGCTGTTGCGATCGCGCAGCCTTCAGGCTGCCGGCCCAGTCCCGCGCGCACGCCGCTGCCGTACGGCACCGATCGTCGCCAGCCCCAGCGTCAGCAGGCCCGTCGCCAGCAACTGGTCACGCGTCTGGGGCTGGCCGAGCATCAGGAGGAAAATCGTTGCCATGGCCGCCAGCGCCACCCATGTGAGCGCCGGGTACAGCCACATCCGTACCACCAGGGTCGACGGGGCCTCGCGTTCCGTGCGGCTGCGCAGGAGCAGTTGGGAGACCGCGATGAACGCCCAGACGACGAGGATCACCGCGCCCGTCATGTTCAGCAGCCAGGCGAAGATGTCGTCCGGGCGCCAGTAACTGAGCAGTACGCACAGGAAACCGAAGACCGACGAGGCGAGTACCGCGTTGCGCGGGACGCCGGACGTCACCCTGCCCAGCACCTTCGGGCCCTGGCCGCGCGCCACCAGGGAGCGGGCCATGCGGGACGCGCCGTAGATGTTGGCGTTCATCGCCGACAGCAGCGCCACCAGCACGACCACGTTCATGATCTGGCCCGCACCCGCGATCTCGAGACGGTCGAGCATCGCGACATACGGGCCCGAGCCCTTCTCGACGATCTTCGGGTCGTCCCACGGCACCAGCGTGACGATGACCGCCATCGAACCGACGTAGAAGAGCGCGATGCGCCACATCGCCGTCCGTACGGCCTTCGCGACACCCCGGACCGGATTCTCCGACTCGGCCGCCGCGATGGTGACCGTCTCCAGACCGCCGTACGCGAAGACGGAGGCCAGCAGGCCGATCACCAGACCCTCGGAGCCGTTCGGCAGGAAGCCGCCGTCGCCGGTCAGGTTGGCGGTGCCCGGCGCGTCGGTGTCGGGCAGGACGCCGAGGATCGCGAGCACACCGAGCACCAGGAACAGCGCGATCGCGCCGACCTTGAGCGAGGCGAACCAGAACTCGAACTCACCGAAGTTCTTCACGGCCGCGAGATTCGTGCCCAGGAAGACCAGCATGAACAGCGCCACCCAGGCCCACTCCGGGGTTCCGGGCAGCCAGCCGGAGACGATCTGCGCCGCGCCGATCCCCTCAAGTCCCACCGCCACACAGAGCAGCACCCAGAAGGCCCAGCCGGCGGTGAAACCGGCCCACGGGCCGATCGCCCGTTCGGCGTGGACGGAGAACGAACCGGACGCCGGGTTGGCCGCCGACATCTCACCGAGCATGCGCATCACCAGCATGACGAGCAGT
This window of the Streptomyces niveus genome carries:
- a CDS encoding amino acid permease, coding for MSRPTPRTPADAPATPPTSATPGTSGAPRTDSALTHGLKQRHLSMIALGGVIGAGLFVGSGAGIAAAGPSIVVAYGVSGLLVMLVMRMLGEMSAANPASGSFSVHAERAIGPWAGFTAGWAFWVLLCVAVGLEGIGAAQIVSGWLPGTPEWAWVALFMLVFLGTNLAAVKNFGEFEFWFASLKVGAIALFLVLGVLAILGVLPDTDAPGTANLTGDGGFLPNGSEGLVIGLLASVFAYGGLETVTIAAAESENPVRGVAKAVRTAMWRIALFYVGSMAVIVTLVPWDDPKIVEKGSGPYVAMLDRLEIAGAGQIMNVVVLVALLSAMNANIYGASRMARSLVARGQGPKVLGRVTSGVPRNAVLASSVFGFLCVLLSYWRPDDIFAWLLNMTGAVILVVWAFIAVSQLLLRSRTEREAPSTLVVRMWLYPALTWVALAAMATIFLLMLGQPQTRDQLLATGLLTLGLATIGAVRQRRARGTGPAA
- a CDS encoding histidine phosphatase family protein produces the protein MSTTLLLARHGQTLWHAENRYAGVSDIGLTDEGRAQAVRLGWWAGRQAAAGAGIDAVWTSTVPRAIVTAEPACRALDLVPTREHDLRECDFGVVEGRTLAEFEAVDPTAAAAFRADPVVNPFPSAEDPRSAATRGTEALRRIASAHEGGRVLIVAHNTLLRLVLCDLLSIPLSDYRRVFPRLKNAAVTELRLTGKDTALLSLNVPCER